One Drosophila subpulchrella strain 33 F10 #4 breed RU33 chromosome 2R, RU_Dsub_v1.1 Primary Assembly, whole genome shotgun sequence genomic window, ATCAGGGATGGCGGCATTTTGCTCAGGATGTCCGGATATCACGAAGTCCTGATATACACGTATCCCTCACTCACACGCActcgcactcacacacacgcGATTCGCACGCACACCAGCTCAGGCCCAAGGCCGTGGCACGGGAGCACAAATGGGAGAGGGAGCGGGACGGCGAATAGCTGCGAACGCCTCTGGCAGGATAACGCCTCTATCTCTATGCACTGTACGTGTTTTTACGCCTTTGTTCACTCCCGACTTGTGTTGCTGCTCGTCGCACTTTCCCTGGCActatatctatatctatatcCATATATCCACGCACTGGCGTTCTCATCATCCTCTCGCGATTTGTATATTGCTTTTCGCTTTTCTGCCTTTTGGTACTGGCACACTCAGTCACTCGCGCTGCTGCTGCACAATTAACGCTGGCTGAATTCGATTCTGGGAGAAGTGCGCAGTGCCCGGGCGGCGGGTCCAGAAGTCGCGCGAAGCATGGCAGGATCAGGAACGCACTCTACTCGGACTGGGACTCGCGGCACTGGACATGGTCGACCCGACTCTAACTTTAGGCGTGATTTAATACTTTTGTTTTATTGCGATTTTGTGCTGCTGGCGTCTCGCTGCGTACAGTGggtgttgttgttgccctATCGATAGGCGAACGCCGTCATCGGCCATCGATAGCCAGTCGCTCACAACTGCGCTCGGCAACAGAGTGTCCGATTGCACTTATCGACTGACAGGCAACGCGGTGTGGATTTCGTTCGCTCTTCTGAATTTTCACTGGGATTCTTTGAAATTGAATAACTCCATTAAGATGGCTGGCAAGCGACAGGCCACCTCGAACCTGAACCACGACAACTGGGACCAGGAGGAGGAGCCCGAGGAGCGCGGCACCTTCCGCACGGCCAGCGAGCAGGAGCTGAAGACACGCGTTATCAAGAAGGCGCGCCGCAAGATTGCCGGTGGATCCTCCGCCGCTGGCGAGGATGCCGCCGAGGTCACGCCAGCGGAGCCCAAGAGCGTGTTTAGCGGATTCACCGGTGGGTTTTTGGTCCTTTCTGGATCTATAGTTTTCTCACACTTTTTTTCCTTTCAGGTTTCGGAAAGCCGGCTACAATCGCTGCGGCGGCCTCGCCGTTCACCTTCCTCGCCAATCTGTCAGCCCCAGCAGCCACCACTAGTAaggcctcctcctcctccactaGCGAGCCAGCCAAGCCCTCATTCTCCTTTGGGCTCAGCTCCAGTGCGACGGACAAGCCGGCCAGCACTAGCATTTTCGGCACAGCCAGCATCAGCAGCTCGGCCCCGTTCTCTTCTGCGGCCAAGGAATCCACAAGTACCACCGATGGCGCCAAGTCGACCTATTCGATTTTTGGCAACATATCAGAGGCCAAAAAGGAAAGCAGCGAGCCCAAGACGTCGGTGGCCAGCAGTAGCAGCAAGCCAGCGAGCACCACCTCCAACTCCAACTTGGAGACCTCCGAGTACCGGGAAAGCGTGGCCGAGCTGAACCGGGCAGTCATGAAGTTCCTGCAGGAGAACATGGACAAGAGTCCCTATTGCATACTGACGCCAGTGTTCAAGAACTACGAGAAACACCTGAAGGAGCTGCAGGACGAGGAGAGCGCCAGAACAAACAGCACGAAGACCACGCCCGCACTGCCCAGTTTTGGAGTGCCAGCTGCTGTAGTGCCCAGTACATCGTCGCCATCGAAGCCGACTTCCACGTTTTCCTTCGGAAAGCCCAGCACCCCGATAGGCGGCACCACATCGCCCTTCGCCAAGAAGCCCAACTGCACCGTAACCAGTGGCGGCACAACCACCACAACCACAACACCGATGTTCTCCTTCGGGAGTACGGCAGCTTCCAGTGCTCCGGTGTCGACTTCCGCCAGTATATTTACTTTGGCTCCAAAGCCAGCTGGAGAAGCCAAGGTCGAAGACGCCCCTAAGTCCAGCATCTTCAGTTTCGGAGCGAAAGATGCTACCACCAAAAAGGACGAGCCCTTGTTTTCGCCACCGAAGACTAATGGTTTTAGCTTCGGACTAAAGAGCAACAGCGACGACAAGCCAAGCACTTCGTTATTCGCAGGCTTCGGAAAAGCACCTGAAGTAGGCGGAGGAGATGCATCAACGGGATTCTTCTTCAACAGCAGTGCCAAGCCCTTTTCCTTCGGAAACATTCAAccgccagcagcagcaccagccaATGAAGAAGCGGAGGATGAAGAGGACAAGCCGCCAAAAGTCGAGTTCAAACAGGTAATTGGATTTCATAATGATTAGTTGATGAACGGTAACTTGACTCTCGTCTCCAATCAGGTCGTAGAGGATGATGCTGTCTACTCGAAAAGGTGTAAggttttcattaaaaaagacAAGGACTTTGGCGACCGCGGCGTGGGCACGTTGTACTTGAAACCGGTCAAGGACTCTGAGAAGACCCAGCTTCTAGTGCGCGCAGACACTAATCTGGGCAACATCCTGGTCAACCTCATTTTAAGCGAGGGAATACCCTGCCAGCGCATGGGCAAGAACAACGTGATGATGGTCTGCGTGCCCACGCCGGAGGACAGCAAGGCCACATCGCTGCTGCTGCGCGTAAAGACCGGCGACGAGGCAGACGACTTACTGAAGAAGATCAAGGAGCACATCAAGTAGAGATAGACATCTAAAACATGAATTCGTACATCTAAATGTTGTTTAATCGTTTATACTTTAAATACCATACAAATACGAACACCTGGAAATAGAAATCAAGAATGTACACATTATCAGTCGATTGTGGCTACAACGATTTTTGCCTCTATCATGTCTCTAAGATGAACACTTAAAGATCCCACGTTTTCAGAAGATTCGTCTAAGCCCTTCACACAATACTGGCTCAATACACGCCCGATTCCAGAGGGACAGGCTAAAAACGAATTGAATGTTAGGTTTGAAGTTGTAATTTGGAATTATGGTGACTTACTGATGGTCTCCACTGTAATGACTTTGGTACGGCGGTTGACGTAGGCGCAGTTTCCGGCGATAAACTCGGTTGTCCCGGATCTTTCGTTTCCCTTGATCTTCTGCAGCTTAAACAGCACCGTATCGCCTCTGGTCGGCAGGGTGTTTAGAGGATGTGCACTCTGCAGGAGGTCGATTATAATATCTAAGGTGTCTCTATCCTTCGGGACTAATAAGTGAATTTTACTTATACGTaactattaattaatttatttagttctCTTACCCTGAACTGACTCTACATCagaatctaagtctgaaacATCCATGTTAGAGTCATCTACAACCATTACGTCGTCATCGGAATCTGAGATTAAACTTTCTGCACAAATGCGCACTGGTGAGTGTTTTATATCATCAGATTGGACTTCATTTTTAGTCTCTGATGTCTCGGCAACGTCTTCCAGAGTGTTTCCGTCTTTCATTGTGTCTGCTGGAAGAGTTCCATCGGGTTCAGTTGTATCGTCCGGTAGAATTGATTCGGCTTCAGTAGATTCTTCAGGTTGAGTTGCATCAACTTCGCTGGATTCGCCCGGAAGGGTTGCTTCAGCTTCAGTCAAATTGCCTGGAAAAGCTGAGTCAGCTTCAGTCGAATTGCCTTCAAAAGCGGATTCAGCTGCTATTGAGTCCTCTGGAAGACAAGTTTCCGCTTCGATTGTGTCCTCTGGCAGAGTAGTTTCGATTTCCGTAGCATCTTTTGGCAGGCTTGCTTCACCAGTCGTTTCTTCTGGAAGAGTCTCTTCACCTTCAACATGTAAGGATGCAAGGCGTATTTTTTCTAGCTCATCATCTTCTTGTAAGTTTTTAGATTCCAACATTAATGTTGGTGATTTTTCCCCGTTGACTGCAACTGGGTTGAAGTCAATTGGCTTAAGTATTATATTTTCTAGAATTTTGACCTCGTTTTTTTGTTGAGGAAATTCGAATATGCGTGGAACATTGGAGTCCAGCTCCAAGAGAGGACAACGAAACGTAACGGATGGACGAGGAGAGGCCTCCGATTCCAGCTTCGCAGTATTGTCAGAAACGTCAGAATGTTTCGGGCGGTCCTtgtttttggaattttttaGCTTCTTGGGGCTCTGCTTCTTCTGATCCAAATCTGTTAAATGAGATGTTTCCGACGGAATTTCAGGAGATCCCGAGAGGGTCCTTTCTTTGGAAGGCTCGCGAGTGGGACCAGCTGGTTCCTCCACTTCGCCTTCCTCCAGCTCCATCTCAGTAGGTTTGTCTGTCTCAAACTTATGCGATTTTGCGTGATTCTTGTTTTTGGACATTTTTGTCTCCATGTGAGTGCTACTCGATGTACTCGCAGGAGCAGGTGTCTCCTCCTCCTGCAGTATTTCCGCAGGAACATCAGACGCTTTATGGCGGTTCTTGTTTTTGGAACGCTTCTTCTTATTCGCTGCCTCGTCCTCCTCTGTCGCGTTTAAAATTGTCTGAGTTTCAggcgtttttttgttttggcctTTGTTTTTAGATCGCTTTGACTCCACAGAAGGTCCAGGAGTGTCTTGTTCCTTCTCCTCCGCTTTTACAAGAGATATTTCTGCCGAATTTTCGATCCACTTATTGTCGCCTTGATTTTTGGAGCGCTTTGATGGGCGGAGGGGAGTGGAGGCATCTAGGTGAACGCCTTCTTCGGCGGAACGATTCTTGCGCTTTTTGCTGGATTTCACAGGAGCAGGACATACAAAGGTGTCCTGGTCACTATTGGCGAACCGAAATGCCCTGGAAGAGATGaaattgtttagttttttCTCGTGGAATGGAGTTACATAGTTCACCCACTTTAGTCCATCGGCAGCTTTGAGTACTTTAATGGATTCCCTCGGGGACAGGAAACATCCATCTGTGGTTAGAAGGCTAATGTCCTTCTGCAGGAGACAATGTTATCTTGATTAAAATCACACAAATTCCTAAGCACATACCAAACTGAAGAGGTTCTGAATATGGTCCTGGACGTCCTTGATGTTTTGCCATGTTGCATCGATGAAAACTAACGACTGCCGACGCTCGTCCTTGAAGAAGTTGGACAGATCCACCTTCATGCTGGAGTGGTGCATGTTTAGACAAGGCAGTTATTTGCAATAAATTCCCCAATTAAAAATGCGCCTACTAGGCTAGAGGTGGAACTAAATTTGATATCGCTATCGTTCACTCgatgattttattttagtatCCCGCAATATaccttttgtttaattaatcaAGGCCCGCGACGAAGCAGAACAACAATGGAGAACTttctataataataaaaaaaaaaatcttgcaAAAAGCTTGCATTCAAAAACCCCTTGAGTTATCGATATCAACGAGGTACATATGCACGACCGATAACGATAAGGCACTTCTTGTGTACTCTACCAACGAAAACAAAGTTCTTATCAATACAGTTTGGCATTAATCACGGCTCCGAATTAGATCAATGATGTGATTCCGCCACGAGGAAGCCGTTCCGTTCCGATCCCACTCCAAAATGAGCCACGGCGACCAGAGTCACAACCACAGCAGCCAGCGGAGCCAGGAGCGCGCTGGCGGAGGCGACTCCAGCAAGGACAGGGAGAAGGAGAAGAAGGGCTGGTTCCACTCGCTGACCAGGCGCAAGAAGTCCGACTCCGCGCTTGCTGTGTCTGCATCCGCGTCCAGCAGTGGATCccagaacaacaacaacgaggTGTGCGTCCTTGAGGCAGCGGACTCTTCCATGGCCAGCTGCAGCAATGGGGGCACGAGCACGGGAACCCTGCGCAGGCGGCGGGACAAGGACAAGGAGAAGCGGAACGTGTTCGCCAGACTCCGCAGGAAGGTGGGCCAGGGACTCAGCTCACTGCGTAACTGGCACTCGATGGGCGACTGCGACGACGGTGGCACCACGGATGCCACCTACGAGTTCCTCACGCCGGCCATCTGCCCGGAACCCACGCTGCCATTCACGCACGACTATTTGCGATTCATCCGGAAGAAGTGGCTGGAGCGAGAGGACGCCCACTCGCCCAACCAGGTCATGTACAAGGCCTGCTCCGAGATGATCAAGTAAGCGACGTTTTTCTCGAACGGTCATCGATCGGTGACTCATTTCCTTTGTTTTCAGCCAAGTGTGGTACTGGGGTGAAATCTCCAGGCGCGATTCGCAGCGCCAGTTGAGTGACAAGCCTACTGGGTCGTTCCTGGTCCGTGACTCGGAGACCAGCGGATCTCAGTTCACACTGAGCTTCCGGATTGTAAACGTAACTCTGCACTATCGGCTGGAGTTCAGAGAGGACTTCTGGCACTTCGAGGAGCTCAAGTACGAGTCGATTGTGGAGATGATCGAGGACATCTTGCACCGCTGCACCAACGACAACTTTGTGTGCTTCGTGAAGGTCCCCAACGAGATGCAGCCGCCATTTCCGGTGATTCTCAAGTACCCGCTGAGCCGGTACGCCAACATGCCCAAGCTGCAGGACCTGTGCCGCCGCGTTCTGCAGCGCCAGATGTCGCGCGAGCAGCTGGCGCAGCTGCCAGTGCCGGCGCAAATGCTGGAGTACTTGTCGGTGGAGCGGGAGCTGGTGTTTCAGAGCTAGGCGCCCGCCCTCCGCCGCTGAGCACCAGCTGGTCAAAGCTTTAACATGGAAGTAAACGCAAGCGCGTACACCAAAGAGATCCGGGCGAATCGATTCCCAGCCTGCAGTTACTCGTAATGATATTTGTTGGTCGGATTGGCAATATGTTTTTGATGCATTTCTACGCCCCAGTAACTAAGCGCACAATCTCTCACCACGTGCACGCCGGAATCCCAGTGCGCAAGTTTTTACTGTATTGTACTGCTAAGTACCACTAGAACTAGTATTTTGTCTAGGATAAAACTCTGTTATTGGCCATAATTAGTCTATTGGTTTGTTTTCCATGGGTCTTGGTCAAGTCTAAACTCTAAACGCAGTGCGCGAATCCTtacatttttgtaaaaatCGAACTATtgcatatatacatatatgtattaaCGTTAGTCCTAAGCCAGATGTATTGTACTATTTACGTTGTTCGCATTTTTGTATTCCTAACTTGGACACTAACTTTTTGCTAATCTAGATTGCATTGAATTTAGGCAGCTTTACGGCAATCGAATCTGTTCAATGCCAATTACTCTTGTTGCAATgtgtatgtattttatttaaatctaTCTACGAATATTTTACAAGAATAAAATATCAATCAACTCATTGGGCGATCTTGCAGTCAATGAAGTTCGCAAATAAAACAAGCATCACGTCTAAACTCTACTCTGTTTATTATTCTTATACTGATAGTATAAGTCAGTACACTACTTGGTAAAGTTAAAAGActattttacaaaaaattcCGGGAAGCATTTCCCATCcctataaataaattagggATTTCAACTCTTATGTCTAAGCATGCCTTGCAGATAAAAACTGCATTTTTTCATGAAGTTCCAAAGTGTTAACTAATCTAATACGACCACCTCACCTTCTTTACGCTCCTCCTCATCCTCCGCGTGGTCGTATATGCGATAGGCCTTGAACTGACCCACCTTTACACCATCCACGTAGAAAAAACTGAGGAAGCAACTGCGGCACAGGTAAGAGGGATCGTGCAGCTGTCGACGGGACTGCTCTACAATGAAGCTATAGCTGCGAACTCCGCACATATAGCAGGTCCTGCGATTGAAGGTGCTGAAGGCGTGAGGGTAGGGATAAAGACTGCGATCTGGGCGTTTACTGCGCGGCGTTAGTACCTCGATCTGTGAGATCACAAACAGGTGCTCGCAATTGCCGTGGTGCAGGTAGTGCAGCGGCGAGCCCGGACTGACGGTTAGATCGATGAATCGTTTGCCCTCCATATTCTCCACTTTAAGCGTTTCTCCATTCACTCCATTTGCTCTGGCTGCCCACTTCAATACGGTTTGCGAATAGTCGGGATTGTTCGGATTGCGTTTGTCATTGTAGAAAGTGTCGTTGATGAAGAAGTACCCCGGATTAGTGTCGATAGTGGGCAACGGAGCATCCGGATCGTGGCTGATGTCCACGAACCGTTTGCCACGACAAACGCAGCTGATCTTGTCGCGCAGCTCGGTCAGATAGTTGCTGCCCAGACAGACGTACTCCTCTGCGAACACGGGGATCTCCACCTTGAATCCTCGATGGTAGGCCCGCGGTGGTCGGTAGAGACGTACGGTTAGCTCCAGCTCGCAGGCATCCAGCTGGAGATCGGGGCAGTCCTTCGGCGGTGGATTCAGCTTGTGGGTGTACTGTGTGCGCCCAAAGGCACATTTGCGTGACTTAGCTTTGTGCTGGGTCAGGGCCAAAAAAGTGGAGGGAACATGTTGATCCCCCGGGGGCTGGACAAAGCTTGGACGAAATTGGTCTGTGCCGGGCTGGAAGACTGCAATCGAGCTGTCATCTGGCGACTCTATCAAGTCCAGGGAACAGCTCTCACCCACATCAACGATCACGGGGTTGGTTTGTAGGTAGAAGGGCACATCGTCCGCCGCGCCTGATAGTTTTGTCTGATATTGGGCTAGGAAATCCCGAAGGTTTAAAGCCGGTTCCGTCGTCGTACAGACTCTCTCCATTATGCTAAGAGTGATTGGAATTATTTTGCGTATTTCGTTTAGCTCACTCCACCTAATGCTCCTCTCCGAACTTGTTGATCGCCTCCTTATAGgtaatatttaactttagcGACTCCGGCTTGGCCTCCGTCTGCTCGTCCTCCTCGGCCTTACTCGACTTCTCGGCCTCCTGGTGCAAGTTGTCGACGTAGACTCGCTCGAAGGATATCACCTTGGTGGACTTGTCCACGTACTGGTACCGCTGGCGACACACGGACTCAAAGAGCGGATCGCTGGCCAGGTTGTCCTTCTCCTTCTCGAAGAACACGTTGGTTCCCACGGAATGTTCGTAGCGTCCCCGGTAGATACTGCCATTCACCTCCGCCATGGGCGCATCGCTCTCGATGCCGATGACCTTAATGGCCGCGTCCTCGTGGTTCAGCTGGAACGGCTTcaagtaaataataaaaccaTAATTTTAGTTTGCTATTGAGAGTTGGGTAGTGCCAGTACTGTGTTTGGAGTACCTGAACGTGGTTTTTAAAATCCCCGAATACTAGGTACTCTGTCTCCTCGTACTCAGAATCGGACATGCTCCTCCTGGTTCTTCGCCGTGGGTAAACTAAGGGGCTTAGTACCGggaatattttcttttacgAGGTTTGTCCATGAAGTGCTCCAAAATGCATGGCTTGTTCGCACTGGTaccgcaacagcagcagcgtTAAAAATGATGCAGAAATGTCGTGTTGTGGCACAACTGGGAGATTGGTACCCTCCTGTTTTTACATAATCAAGCCATTTTCTTATTCGCATGTTAAACTAAGACTAGGTTTTAAAGGTTTAATacccattttcatttatttattaacaagcttatttttaactcTTCACAACATGATTTGATCGGTTGCGATGTTAAGAGGCAGTGCAGTGTGAAGGGCACATAAGTATACAGTTCACTACATGTCACCGTAAGTTATCGATAGCACAACATCAACACCAAAAAAAACATCGAGGCTAAAACTGTACCGAACTGTCATCCTTAGAAACGAGGCGAATACAAACGGTGGCAAATTTTCCGTGTGTTCTCGTATTATTGTAAATATTAGTCGTTAATAAACACTAAAATTAAGTGCCGACGTGGTCTGGCGTGCAATAACACCGAGTAGGCTGCAGAAAGGTGGACTTTCCACCGGAAAAAGAGCAATTTAAAGTACGTGTGCTTTCGACGACGCAGCGGCCATTTTGGGCGAACTCAACGTCAGCAGAGCGAGCACCCTCTTTGTACATATTTTTAACGTAAGAATAGTGGGTTAAATGGTATTAACCAGGGAAAAGTGAATTTGAACCAGAAGCTAATGGCTTTCCCCGACCAACCTCAAATCACTTGGATTGACTGGAATGCCAATATTTTCACTGCATTAGCATACTGGCTCTCTTCATTCGTTCTCTTTACGCCATCAACTCTCTTTTTGCTCACTTTCGCCGCCCTTTTTCATTGACAGTTAGCTACGACGACTGCCGTTCTTCGGACCCCCGCCGTAAGCTTACGCGCCACCAGAACCGAGCTTTTGCAGCCGACGTAAACgtaaacaaaaccaaaagcGAAACCATGGCCGATGAGGATATCACACTGAACGAGGACCAGCTCCTGGAGTCGTTGGAAGAGACGAACGGAGAGCAGGAGACTGAGATTACCACAGAGAACGAGGTGAGTTGAGAGGCCCGGTTGGTGATGCAAGGCGATGCGATGCGAAGCGGTGGCCATGGCCAAAAACCAGTTTCTTGGCCCGCCCTGCGAAAGCCCGCCGATTCCCTGGAAAAGCTCGCCGAGCTTTTGGGGATATAcaaaggcgaaagccgaaagcCGCAGCAATGGCTGCCATTTTCAAAGCGTCGCTTCGCATCACCACTCCATTGTCTGCCGTGCTTCTTGGGCGTTTAcccaccaatccgatacgGATCCCATTCAATCCCGTCTTTCCGCGTCGCCAGGAGGAGGGCAGCATGCAAATCGACCCCGAACTGGAGGCCATCAAGGCGCGCGTCAAGGAGATGGAGGAGGAGGCCGAGAAGATCAAGCAGATGCAGTCAGAGGTGGACAAACAAATGGCCGGTGGGTCCACCACAGGTTTGGCCACCGTCCCGCTTTCCCTCGAGGAGAAGCAGGAGATCGACACGCGGTCCGTCTACGTGGGCAATGTGGATTACGGCGCATCGGCCGAGGAACTGGAAGCCCACTTCCATGGCTGTGGCACCATCAACCGCGTCACCATACTCTGCAACAAGGCTGACGGCCATCCAAAGGGATTCGCGTACATCGAGTTCGGATCGAAGGAGTTCGTCGAGACGGCCCTGGCCATGAATGAAACCCTCTTTCGAGGGCGTCAAATCAAGGTGCATATCAAGAGCAAATTGATCTTCATATACCGGCTACTTATAGGGTTAAAATGATAGGATAGGCTTTctgttttgaatttttaactttaacaTCAAGTAGGATTAATTGAAATCAGTTGGACCGTTTATATTGCTGTGCTTTGCGTAAAAGCCTAGTCCAACCCTAATCAATTTTCAAATTCTTCGTAGTGTTTAGGCCTATACGTATATAATCAAGATGTTTTCAGTTTTAAGAGTTTGAGAATTTAGATTCTGATGACCATTGAGAATTTTAGGTACCAAATTTTTTGTAATAGACAGAGGTGGAGAATTTAGATTCTGATGCCCACGGAGAGCAGTTCTTTGCaccaacttttttttatagtaGACACATAGTTTTAAGATCTTGAGAATTTAGATTCATATGCCCACGAGAACAGATTTTGGTACCAATTTCTTTTATAGAAGATATTCGAAATATACAGCCTTAAATTGAACCATTTCAAACTATACCTAGAAGCATTACCACATTTTTATAAGTAGggtttatatttaataaaaatcctgTAAGTAGCGGGTAATTGACAGGGTGCTCGACTGAAAAAGTAACATAAATAACTCTTGTGAATTCATCTGCAGGTAATGTCGAAGCGCACAAACCGCCCTGGCCTCTCTACCACAAACCGCTTTGCACGCGGCAGCTTCCGGGGACGAGGAGCCCGTGTCTCCCGGGCGTGCTGTCACTCCACCTTCAGAGGCGCTCGACGCGCAATGTAAGTGGGCCCTGGTCAATCCCGATTGGATCCAGCTAATCCCGGTCTGTCTTTCGTTTCAGAAGGGGTTACCGTGGTCGCGCCAATTACTACGCTCCATATTGattattgttttattaaaaccTTAGTAAGGTAAGCTCACAATTTCAAAATCATCTCCAAAAAACCCAAACGAACGAGACTGCTTGCTACCTACCTGAAactggtttttatttttggggttTGATTTACGGGGTTGAGTTCATCTATCTGCATGATTTCTATGTAGAGAAAGGATAgcctttaaagaaaaataatggatatacgccaaataaattaaataggaTTAAGTCAATTTTTCAAAGATGCTTTTAGTAAGctatcttaaaaatataaatcgaAGTTTATATTAAACGAAGGTCATGGTTggttaaaatttcattacgtTTGTTTTTCCATTTCAACACACTTGTACTCACTGGGAAtctcaactttaaaagctATTAATCGTAATTTTCGATTTGGTGATATCTGCTAGttttagaattaaaatttttgaggTGTAGCTGTATAGTTAATTAATGGGGAACCAAAGATATTTAATTCGAGGAACAAGACTGACTGATTTTCTGTTCCCTTCAAGTGAATGCCTTGTCTTTCATCCGCATCGTTTTGGGACGAATAATAACGCCTTCATTTAATTTACCGACACTCTTCTTTAATCCAATAACTATTTGATTTCAgatttttttacaatattatttcaaaaaacattattttattgCCAAACTtctttgataaataaaaacaaaaaagagaaAACAATCACAAGAGAAAACGCCAGAAAAAATATCGTGTCAATAAAAAATGCGTCCCCAGCAAGAAAACAGGCGAAAAAGAAGAGACttcgaaataataaaaaagcaACATGGAAAAACGAATATCTTGACTTGGCTATAATGTTTTTTGAAGCACCCAACACCAAACACCCCTTTTTCACACATTTTAagtttcaaataaaaaatcaaaaaagaaTATGAAAACAAGAAGTTGATttagaaaaccaaaaaaatatatatcaataaatatatataaaagaaacGCAAAAGAAAACCACAAACCATAATAAAAGAAGTTAAAAGATGGCAAAATCAAGTAAAaggaagaaaataataaaaaaaatcaaaagaacacAAGACTCTTGGGAAAGAAGTAAATCAACaaaatagataaaaaattgcgtaatttatatattcaaaaaaatatatagagtAAAGAAAAGAAGTTGAATTTTACTGAACTGAAAAAGAAGATGACAAATATAATCGAATTAAACAAGCTATCAATGCCTTTCCTTTGGGCGGGACAAGGTTTTGGGATTGAGGATGCGATGTCAAGCTGCCCCCACGGATGAAGCCTCTCTTCCAGCCCAGCAGATTTATAACTATGCGTGTGTGGCATATAGCAGCGAAATAAAAAGAACAATCTTCCTTCAAGCACTATTATATGGTTTTATTTCAATTGTAGGATTGCAGAGCCTGAGCGGATTCACTCGGAAATTCCGCCTTGTTGGCGATTTGTTCTTGCGGTTCTAGAATTGACGTGAAACTGCGCGGCACATC contains:
- the LOC119549239 gene encoding coilin; translation: MHHSSMKVDLSNFFKDERRQSLVFIDATWQNIKDVQDHIQNLFSLKDISLLTTDGCFLSPRESIKVLKAADGLKAFRFANSDQDTFVCPAPVKSSKKRKNRSAEEGVHLDASTPLRPSKRSKNQGDNKWIENSAEISLVKAEEKEQDTPGPSVESKRSKNKGQNKKTPETQTILNATEEDEAANKKKRSKNKNRHKASDVPAEILQEEETPAPASTSSSTHMETKMSKNKNHAKSHKFETDKPTEMELEEGEVEEPAGPTREPSKERTLSGSPEIPSETSHLTDLDQKKQSPKKLKNSKNKDRPKHSDVSDNTAKLESEASPRPSVTFRCPLLELDSNVPRIFEFPQQKNEVKILENIILKPIDFNPVAVNGEKSPTLMLESKNLQEDDELEKIRLASLHVEGEETLPEETTGEASLPKDATEIETTLPEDTIEAETCLPEDSIAAESAFEGNSTEADSAFPGNLTEAEATLPGESSEVDATQPEESTEAESILPDDTTEPDGTLPADTMKDGNTLEDVAETSETKNEVQSDDIKHSPVRICAESLISDSDDDVMVVDDSNMDVSDLDSDVESVQVPKDRDTLDIIIDLLQSAHPLNTLPTRGDTVLFKLQKIKGNERSGTTEFIAGNCAYVNRRTKVITVETITCPSGIGRVLSQYCVKGLDESSENVGSLSVHLRDMIEAKIVVATID
- the LOC119549242 gene encoding snRNA-activating protein complex subunit 3, with translation MERVCTTTEPALNLRDFLAQYQTKLSGAADDVPFYLQTNPVIVDVGESCSLDLIESPDDSSIAVFQPGTDQFRPSFVQPPGDQHVPSTFLALTQHKAKSRKCAFGRTQYTHKLNPPPKDCPDLQLDACELELTVRLYRPPRAYHRGFKVEIPVFAEEYVCLGSNYLTELRDKISCVCRGKRFVDISHDPDAPLPTIDTNPGYFFINDTFYNDKRNPNNPDYSQTVLKWAARANGVNGETLKVENMEGKRFIDLTVSPGSPLHYLHHGNCEHLFVISQIEVLTPRSKRPDRSLYPYPHAFSTFNRRTCYMCGVRSYSFIVEQSRRQLHDPSYLCRSCFLSFFYVDGVKVGQFKAYRIYDHAEDEEERKEGEVVVLD
- the LOC119549245 gene encoding uncharacterized protein LOC119549245; translated protein: MSDSEYEETEYLVFGDFKNHVQPFQLNHEDAAIKVIGIESDAPMAEVNGSIYRGRYEHSVGTNVFFEKEKDNLASDPLFESVCRQRYQYVDKSTKVISFERVYVDNLHQEAEKSSKAEEDEQTEAKPESLKLNITYKEAINKFGEEH
- the LOC119549243 gene encoding uncharacterized protein LOC119549243, with translation MSHGDQSHNHSSQRSQERAGGGDSSKDREKEKKGWFHSLTRRKKSDSALAVSASASSSGSQNNNNEVCVLEAADSSMASCSNGGTSTGTLRRRRDKDKEKRNVFARLRRKVGQGLSSLRNWHSMGDCDDGGTTDATYEFLTPAICPEPTLPFTHDYLRFIRKKWLEREDAHSPNQVMYKACSEMINQVWYWGEISRRDSQRQLSDKPTGSFLVRDSETSGSQFTLSFRIVNVTLHYRLEFREDFWHFEELKYESIVEMIEDILHRCTNDNFVCFVKVPNEMQPPFPVILKYPLSRYANMPKLQDLCRRVLQRQMSREQLAQLPVPAQMLEYLSVERELVFQS
- the LOC119549241 gene encoding nuclear pore complex protein Nup50, which encodes MAGKRQATSNLNHDNWDQEEEPEERGTFRTASEQELKTRVIKKARRKIAGGSSAAGEDAAEVTPAEPKSVFSGFTGFGKPATIAAAASPFTFLANLSAPAATTSKASSSSTSEPAKPSFSFGLSSSATDKPASTSIFGTASISSSAPFSSAAKESTSTTDGAKSTYSIFGNISEAKKESSEPKTSVASSSSKPASTTSNSNLETSEYRESVAELNRAVMKFLQENMDKSPYCILTPVFKNYEKHLKELQDEESARTNSTKTTPALPSFGVPAAVVPSTSSPSKPTSTFSFGKPSTPIGGTTSPFAKKPNCTVTSGGTTTTTTTPMFSFGSTAASSAPVSTSASIFTLAPKPAGEAKVEDAPKSSIFSFGAKDATTKKDEPLFSPPKTNGFSFGLKSNSDDKPSTSLFAGFGKAPEVGGGDASTGFFFNSSAKPFSFGNIQPPAAAPANEEAEDEEDKPPKVEFKQVVEDDAVYSKRCKVFIKKDKDFGDRGVGTLYLKPVKDSEKTQLLVRADTNLGNILVNLILSEGIPCQRMGKNNVMMVCVPTPEDSKATSLLLRVKTGDEADDLLKKIKEHIK